One Lactobacillus crispatus DNA segment encodes these proteins:
- the yabA gene encoding DNA replication initiation control protein YabA: MDPYSKLKKIEETTENMTKTIASLENDILETLKENTELKVENQLLHEKLDKLTANQPAPETKTQSGLESLKKIYDSGYHICNMYYGSHRDPSADCMFCLDILDNFGEKKGKKKDGR, translated from the coding sequence TTGGATCCATATTCAAAACTGAAAAAGATTGAAGAAACAACAGAAAATATGACCAAGACGATTGCCAGCTTGGAAAATGATATTTTAGAAACATTAAAAGAAAACACGGAGTTGAAGGTAGAAAACCAATTACTCCATGAGAAGCTGGACAAGTTAACGGCAAATCAGCCTGCACCTGAGACTAAAACGCAGAGTGGCTTGGAATCATTAAAGAAGATTTATGATTCAGGGTACCACATTTGCAATATGTACTATGGCTCGCATCGTGATCCAAGTGCAGATTGTATGTTTTGTCTTGATATTTTGGACAATTTTGGCGAAAAAAAGGGCAAGAAAAAGGACGGTAGATAA
- the rsmI gene encoding 16S rRNA (cytidine(1402)-2'-O)-methyltransferase — protein MKRQSSYAKDEGKLYLVPTPIGNLEDITIRAKKVLTDADYVAAEDTRTSGILLEKIGVHNKMISFHKYNSKERAPELIKLMKEGAVIAEISDAGMPVISDPGYVLVQECIKHDIPVVPLPGPNAFSTALIASGFNQPFTYYGFLPRKSSEQKTYFAQMRDNRATSIFYEAPHRLAKNLKTLASVLPKDRQIVAARELTKIHEEFIRGSVEEVTNYFNENAPRGEFVILVSPNTEAPKQLSWTELIDLVNDLVEKGESKKDAIKQVAKQHHVSKNELYDQYHQD, from the coding sequence ATGAAACGTCAAAGCAGTTATGCAAAAGATGAAGGAAAGCTTTATTTAGTGCCAACTCCGATTGGTAACTTGGAAGATATTACTATTCGCGCTAAAAAAGTTTTAACCGATGCAGATTATGTAGCCGCAGAAGATACAAGAACTAGTGGGATTTTACTGGAAAAAATTGGGGTTCATAATAAAATGATCTCTTTTCATAAGTATAATTCCAAGGAGCGGGCGCCGGAATTGATCAAGTTGATGAAGGAAGGTGCTGTGATTGCCGAGATTAGTGACGCGGGGATGCCCGTGATTTCTGACCCAGGTTATGTATTAGTACAAGAATGCATTAAGCATGATATTCCGGTTGTACCACTTCCTGGTCCAAATGCTTTTTCAACTGCTTTGATTGCTTCCGGTTTTAATCAGCCATTTACTTATTATGGCTTTTTACCAAGAAAATCATCGGAACAGAAGACCTATTTTGCACAGATGCGCGATAATAGAGCAACATCAATTTTTTATGAAGCCCCGCATCGTCTAGCAAAAAACCTCAAAACATTGGCTAGTGTGCTGCCAAAAGATCGTCAAATTGTAGCTGCACGTGAACTGACCAAAATCCACGAAGAGTTTATCCGGGGTAGTGTGGAAGAAGTTACGAATTACTTCAATGAGAATGCTCCACGCGGGGAATTTGTGATTCTAGTTTCACCTAATACAGAAGCGCCTAAGCAACTATCTTGGACAGAATTAATTGACTTAGTTAATGACTTGGTTGAAAAAGGTGAATCCAAGAAAGATGCAATTAAACAGGTAGCCAAGCAGCATCATGTTTCTAAGAATGAATTGTATGATCAATATCACCAGGACTAA
- a CDS encoding acyl-[acyl-carrier-protein] thioesterase, which yields MKYTEEYQIEFKDCDENRRLKLPALVDLMMQVSEHQLSQGGAGTDDLVKRGLGWVVTQYHFEIKDLPKPGDQVILSTEASGYNRFFEYRDFGVSTQDGKPLVTVKSQWVMLDLKKRHMVPADTKMMEDWGAPLLKKMPRFPRLRPQTEYEQKRSYRARYDDLDTNHHVTNSHYFSWFVDMLDRNFLKEHIVTAIDIKFDKEVHYGESINSCMDLVQYDIMTTSHAIEAEDGTVKAVCELSWRVI from the coding sequence ATGAAATATACCGAAGAATATCAAATTGAATTTAAAGATTGTGATGAAAATCGCCGATTAAAGTTACCAGCACTAGTTGATTTGATGATGCAGGTTTCTGAGCATCAATTAAGTCAAGGTGGTGCTGGGACTGATGACTTGGTTAAGCGTGGTCTAGGCTGGGTCGTTACTCAATATCATTTTGAGATTAAAGACCTGCCTAAACCGGGTGATCAAGTTATTCTAAGTACTGAAGCTAGCGGCTATAATCGTTTTTTTGAGTATCGTGATTTTGGCGTTAGTACGCAAGACGGTAAGCCATTAGTGACTGTAAAAAGCCAGTGGGTAATGCTCGACTTGAAGAAGCGGCATATGGTGCCAGCCGATACTAAAATGATGGAAGATTGGGGTGCACCACTACTTAAAAAGATGCCACGTTTTCCAAGATTGCGTCCGCAAACCGAATACGAGCAAAAGCGTTCATACCGTGCGCGTTACGATGACTTAGATACTAATCATCATGTAACTAATAGTCATTATTTCAGTTGGTTTGTTGATATGTTGGATCGTAACTTTTTAAAAGAACATATTGTTACAGCAATTGATATTAAATTTGATAAAGAAGTTCATTATGGTGAGAGTATAAATTCTTGCATGGACTTGGTTCAATATGATATTATGACTACGTCTCATGCAATTGAAGCAGAAGATGGGACAGTTAAGGCTGTCTGTGAATTAAGTTGGCGTGTGATATAG
- a CDS encoding folate family ECF transporter S component codes for MNTKKILRTDLQQLVFLGIVVSMKIILSQFSFGPVMVKVGLGFIGSVLLGYLFGPLWGTIGGGISDLISSALFGNQGGFFIGFTLTAMAGPFIYALFLYNKPVKIWRIIASTILVTVIVNIGMNTLWLHIMYGINFNAALIQRLPKETIVPWIQMVISYFVLQAVSRVKIKK; via the coding sequence ATGAATACAAAGAAAATTTTACGAACGGATTTACAGCAACTAGTCTTTTTAGGTATTGTTGTTTCAATGAAAATTATTCTAAGTCAGTTTTCTTTTGGTCCAGTAATGGTTAAAGTGGGACTGGGTTTCATTGGGAGTGTGCTATTAGGATATCTCTTTGGTCCGCTCTGGGGAACAATTGGCGGTGGAATTAGTGATTTAATTTCATCTGCACTTTTTGGCAATCAAGGTGGCTTTTTCATTGGTTTTACTTTAACAGCAATGGCAGGCCCATTTATCTACGCCCTGTTTTTATATAATAAGCCAGTTAAAATTTGGCGGATTATTGCTTCTACTATTCTGGTGACTGTAATTGTCAATATTGGCATGAATACCTTATGGCTACATATTATGTATGGTATCAATTTCAATGCGGCTTTGATCCAACGTTTACCTAAGGAGACGATCGTTCCTTGGATTCAAATGGTTATCAGCTACTTTGTTTTACAAGCCGTTTCTCGTGTTAAAATAAAAAAGTGA
- the tsaB gene encoding tRNA (adenosine(37)-N6)-threonylcarbamoyltransferase complex dimerization subunit type 1 TsaB → MKILSVSTATNHLSVALNDGQQIIVEKNERDERNHSEHLDPLIDEILKDNDLSLKDIDRFAVAIGPGSYTGLRIGITTVKMFASILDKEVVGISTLQALAKGVQEDALVITGLDARNDNYFAAGYLSGAVPENVIPDGHYNIDVLIKAIQDYAAKHEVKKIVFVGSGLEKQDEKFKALNIPYVYGTEEENVIHAGLIGQLAENAVPVDPDKLLPSYLRRTQAEVDWHKKTGKPFEPDSHYVEEV, encoded by the coding sequence ATGAAAATTTTAAGTGTTTCGACAGCTACTAATCATTTGAGCGTGGCCTTGAATGATGGTCAACAAATTATTGTTGAGAAAAATGAACGAGATGAGCGTAATCATAGCGAACATCTTGATCCTTTGATTGATGAAATCTTAAAAGATAATGATTTAAGCTTAAAAGATATTGATCGTTTTGCAGTTGCTATTGGGCCAGGTTCTTATACTGGACTAAGAATTGGAATCACTACTGTTAAGATGTTTGCCAGCATTTTAGATAAAGAGGTTGTAGGAATCTCAACTTTACAAGCTTTGGCTAAAGGCGTTCAAGAAGACGCTTTGGTAATTACTGGTTTAGATGCAAGAAATGACAATTATTTTGCGGCCGGTTATTTAAGCGGTGCTGTACCAGAGAATGTCATTCCAGACGGTCATTACAATATCGACGTTTTAATTAAGGCGATTCAAGATTATGCGGCCAAGCATGAAGTTAAGAAAATTGTTTTTGTGGGCTCAGGTCTTGAAAAGCAAGATGAAAAATTTAAAGCTTTGAATATTCCATATGTTTATGGAACTGAAGAAGAGAATGTCATCCATGCTGGGCTAATTGGACAATTAGCTGAAAATGCGGTTCCAGTTGATCCAGATAAATTATTGCCAAGTTACTTGCGTCGAACTCAGGCTGAAGTAGACTGGCATAAAAAGACAGGCAAACCATTCGAGCCAGATAGTCATTATGTTGAAGAAGTTTAA
- the rimI gene encoding ribosomal protein S18-alanine N-acetyltransferase encodes MLKKFNQFFHQQLNRIDMSLTPFIANVNGKRLQIMQATDDNIPDLLVLEEQVYSGRTPWNKFSFERELEKRHNCLYLVVYYESMLVAFIGARFTPEETHITNIAVAPAFQNMHIGRYLMQLIIDRARENDSDCVSLEVRVDNEIAQKLYRSLGFEGTFIRKNYYHDTHTDAMNMVLWLKPHQIKRKKFTF; translated from the coding sequence ATGTTGAAGAAGTTTAATCAATTTTTCCATCAACAGTTAAATCGGATTGATATGAGTTTAACCCCGTTTATTGCGAATGTAAACGGTAAGAGACTACAAATTATGCAAGCTACAGATGACAATATTCCTGACCTGCTTGTATTAGAGGAGCAAGTTTATTCAGGTCGGACACCGTGGAATAAGTTTTCATTTGAGCGAGAACTAGAGAAGCGGCATAATTGTCTTTATTTGGTAGTGTATTATGAATCGATGCTAGTTGCATTTATTGGTGCGCGTTTTACTCCAGAAGAGACGCATATTACTAATATTGCAGTAGCGCCGGCTTTTCAAAATATGCATATTGGTCGTTACTTAATGCAATTGATTATTGATCGGGCGCGTGAAAATGACAGTGATTGCGTTAGTCTAGAGGTAAGAGTAGATAATGAGATTGCCCAAAAGCTATATCGTTCCTTAGGTTTTGAAGGTACCTTCATTCGTAAAAACTATTACCATGATACTCATACCGATGCTATGAACATGGTTTTATGGTTAAAACCACATCAGATTAAAAGAAAGAAGTTTACGTTTTGA
- the tsaD gene encoding tRNA (adenosine(37)-N6)-threonylcarbamoyltransferase complex transferase subunit TsaD has translation MKKNVRILAYESSCDETSTAVIKNGREIESLIVATQIKSHQRFGGVVPEVASRHHIEVVSQITKEALAEANCTWKDIDAIAVTYGPGLVGALLIGVSAAKAASMATGIPLIGVDHIMGHIMAAQLKDEIEYPALALQVSGGHTEIVLLKDPVHFEIIGDTRDDAAGEAYDKIGRVLGVNYPAGKTIDAWAHEGKDTFNFPRAMMEDDDYDFSFSGLKSAFINTCHHADQIHEKLNKYDLAASFQAAVIDVLAHKTIRAIKQYKPKTFIMGGGVAANHGLRDRMSAEIAKLPKADQPKVILPDINLCGDNAAMIGAAAYNLYNDNQFADLTLNADPSLELPYAKSMLN, from the coding sequence GTGAAAAAAAATGTTCGCATTTTAGCTTATGAGAGTTCTTGTGATGAAACTTCCACTGCTGTCATTAAAAATGGGCGTGAGATTGAAAGCTTAATCGTAGCAACGCAGATTAAGAGTCATCAACGCTTTGGTGGTGTAGTCCCTGAAGTTGCTAGTCGTCATCATATTGAAGTGGTTAGTCAGATTACTAAAGAAGCTTTGGCTGAAGCTAATTGTACTTGGAAAGATATCGATGCAATTGCTGTGACTTATGGCCCTGGCTTAGTTGGTGCTCTTTTAATTGGTGTAAGTGCAGCTAAGGCTGCTTCAATGGCAACGGGTATTCCTTTGATTGGTGTTGATCATATTATGGGGCACATTATGGCAGCTCAACTAAAAGATGAGATTGAATATCCAGCTCTTGCATTACAGGTTTCAGGTGGACATACTGAAATAGTTTTACTTAAGGATCCTGTTCATTTTGAAATTATCGGTGATACGCGCGATGATGCTGCTGGCGAAGCATACGATAAGATTGGTCGTGTTCTTGGGGTAAACTATCCAGCAGGTAAAACTATCGATGCCTGGGCTCATGAAGGCAAGGATACCTTTAACTTCCCACGAGCAATGATGGAAGATGATGACTATGACTTCTCATTCTCAGGTTTAAAGTCAGCTTTTATTAACACTTGTCATCATGCTGATCAGATTCATGAAAAGTTGAATAAGTATGATCTGGCTGCAAGTTTTCAAGCAGCAGTAATTGATGTTTTGGCTCATAAAACAATTCGCGCAATTAAGCAATATAAGCCCAAGACCTTTATCATGGGTGGTGGAGTTGCTGCTAACCATGGCTTACGTGATCGCATGAGTGCAGAAATTGCTAAACTACCTAAGGCAGATCAACCAAAGGTGATTTTACCAGATATCAATCTTTGTGGTGATAACGCTGCGATGATTGGTGCTGCTGCATATAATCTTTATAATGATAATCAATTTGCGGATTTGACTTTGAATGCTGATCCATCATTGGAATTGCCATATGCTAAGAGCATGTTGAATTAA
- the deoC gene encoding deoxyribose-phosphate aldolase, with protein MKYTLDDFARLIDHTNLHADATQADMKKLCDEAKKYHFKMVAINQVQSKFCAKQLKGTDIDTGAAIAFPLGQQTIESKVFDTRDAIKNGANEIDYVINITELKAKNYDYIKREMTEVVAVCHEHHIPCKVIFENCYLTKDEIKKLAEIAKEVKPDFIKTSTGFGISGAKVEDVKLMKSVVGDDVKVKAAGGIRNSDDFLAMVRAGADRIGCSAGVKIYEALKRRMEDDHVDSIEIER; from the coding sequence ATGAAATACACTTTAGATGATTTTGCTAGATTAATTGATCACACCAATTTACATGCGGATGCAACGCAGGCGGACATGAAAAAGCTTTGTGATGAGGCGAAAAAGTATCACTTCAAGATGGTGGCGATTAACCAAGTGCAGTCTAAGTTCTGTGCTAAGCAATTAAAGGGCACGGATATTGATACAGGTGCTGCGATTGCTTTTCCTTTAGGACAACAGACGATTGAATCAAAAGTTTTTGATACGAGGGATGCAATCAAAAATGGCGCTAACGAAATTGATTACGTCATTAACATTACCGAATTAAAGGCTAAGAACTACGATTATATTAAGCGAGAAATGACTGAAGTGGTTGCTGTTTGTCATGAGCATCATATTCCATGCAAAGTAATTTTTGAAAACTGCTACTTAACTAAGGATGAAATTAAGAAGCTGGCTGAGATCGCTAAAGAAGTTAAGCCTGATTTTATTAAAACTTCCACTGGCTTTGGGATATCTGGCGCTAAGGTTGAAGACGTCAAGTTAATGAAGTCTGTGGTTGGCGATGATGTTAAAGTTAAGGCAGCCGGCGGCATTCGCAACAGTGATGACTTTTTAGCCATGGTTCGGGCAGGTGCCGATCGAATTGGCTGTTCTGCCGGTGTGAAGATTTACGAAGCATTAAAGCGGCGGATGGAAGATGATCATGTGGACAGTATTGAGATTGAACGTTAG
- a CDS encoding Gfo/Idh/MocA family protein, with the protein MELGIVGSGQIVHDFLSASNQMQDVELVAISTLARSKSVAEGLAQKYQINKVYTDNEAMFAASNIDTVYIGVPNSLHFSIAKEALAAGKNVVCEKPLVETSEQVKELKKIADEHHVLLFEAMTVLYLENYFHLKEDLEKIGKVHVVALNLTQISSHYSEFLAGVHIPKFDRKMGGGALMDMNIYNINFCVSLFGQPKKITYLPTIQHDTDTSGILNLSYDDKQASLIAAKDAVGPTRSYIEGEKGLIYFDGPLNVLPDYYVQIGKEEAKRYNFNKYSHRMISEFNYFAQKIKNHDQQAADEAYEHSLNAIIVLEKAQEFLPKND; encoded by the coding sequence ATGGAGTTAGGAATCGTTGGTAGTGGCCAGATTGTTCATGATTTTTTATCTGCAAGTAATCAAATGCAGGATGTAGAACTAGTGGCAATTTCTACTTTAGCTAGGTCAAAAAGCGTGGCAGAGGGATTAGCCCAAAAGTATCAAATTAACAAAGTCTACACAGACAATGAGGCAATGTTTGCAGCTAGCAACATTGATACGGTTTATATTGGCGTGCCTAATTCACTGCATTTTTCCATTGCTAAAGAGGCTTTAGCAGCTGGTAAAAATGTTGTTTGTGAAAAGCCTTTAGTTGAAACTAGTGAGCAAGTAAAAGAGCTTAAAAAGATAGCGGATGAGCACCATGTGTTGCTGTTTGAAGCCATGACCGTTCTTTATCTTGAAAACTATTTCCACTTAAAAGAAGATCTGGAAAAGATTGGCAAGGTTCATGTTGTAGCTTTAAATTTAACGCAGATTTCTAGTCATTATTCAGAATTTTTAGCTGGTGTGCATATCCCTAAGTTTGACCGCAAAATGGGTGGCGGAGCCTTGATGGATATGAACATCTATAATATCAATTTCTGTGTCAGTCTGTTTGGTCAGCCAAAGAAGATCACATATTTGCCAACGATTCAGCACGATACCGATACGTCAGGAATTTTGAATTTAAGCTATGACGATAAGCAAGCTAGTTTAATTGCGGCTAAGGATGCTGTGGGCCCTACCCGGTCATATATTGAAGGCGAGAAGGGCTTAATTTATTTCGATGGCCCATTAAACGTGCTACCTGATTATTACGTTCAGATAGGTAAAGAAGAGGCTAAACGCTATAACTTCAATAAATATAGTCACCGCATGATTAGTGAGTTTAATTATTTTGCTCAAAAGATCAAGAATCATGATCAACAAGCAGCAGACGAAGCCTATGAGCATAGCTTGAATGCGATTATCGTTTTGGAAAAGGCACAGGAGTTTTTACCTAAGAATGACTAA
- a CDS encoding GntR family transcriptional regulator yields the protein MTKAKYQEIEEILCKQITDGGYQVGDLIPKEIELAAKYQVSRPTISHAVQDLVNQGYLERRKHVGTIVRQTKIAQEFTHVIQSYDREMKQKGLTAQTQVLYFKKVKPTEDVKQALKLKENDEVYKLTRLRSADGNLNVVVTTYLPVKHLANFEEIDFSIQSLYQELRKRNLPVVHVKRKLEVKAANEMTADLLDIKEQDPVFYFHTYGYTKNEVPIEYSIATYRGDENYFLIDLKK from the coding sequence ATGACTAAGGCGAAATATCAGGAAATCGAAGAGATTTTATGTAAACAGATAACTGATGGCGGTTATCAAGTGGGTGATTTGATTCCTAAAGAAATAGAGCTTGCAGCTAAGTATCAGGTATCCCGTCCGACGATTAGTCATGCAGTCCAGGATCTGGTTAATCAGGGGTATTTAGAACGTCGCAAGCATGTGGGAACAATTGTCAGACAAACGAAAATTGCGCAAGAATTTACTCATGTGATTCAAAGCTATGATCGTGAGATGAAGCAAAAGGGGTTAACTGCTCAGACTCAAGTACTTTATTTTAAAAAAGTCAAGCCCACAGAAGATGTAAAACAAGCCTTAAAGCTAAAGGAAAACGATGAGGTTTATAAATTAACGCGTTTGCGTTCGGCTGATGGTAATCTTAATGTCGTGGTTACAACATATTTACCGGTAAAACACTTGGCTAATTTTGAAGAGATCGATTTTTCAATTCAGTCGCTTTATCAAGAATTGAGGAAAAGAAATTTGCCGGTTGTCCATGTGAAGCGAAAATTGGAAGTTAAAGCTGCTAATGAAATGACGGCGGATTTATTAGATATTAAAGAGCAAGATCCGGTATTTTATTTTCATACTTATGGCTATACCAAGAATGAAGTTCCGATTGAGTATTCGATTGCCACATATCGTGGGGATGAGAACTACTTTTTGATTGATTTAAAAAAATAA
- a CDS encoding LPXTG cell wall anchor domain-containing protein translates to MVNNSHSTAIDNKAKTNEETLPQTGEKSSKIGIILGLLTISLASLFGLGKKDRKED, encoded by the coding sequence ATGGTTAATAATTCTCATAGTACAGCTATAGATAATAAGGCTAAAACTAATGAAGAAACTTTACCACAGACTGGTGAAAAGAGTAGTAAGATTGGTATTATTCTAGGGTTATTGACTATATCGCTAGCAAGTTTGTTTGGACTTGGTAAAAAGGACAGAAAAGAGGATTAA